From a region of the Vanessa atalanta chromosome 13, ilVanAtal1.2, whole genome shotgun sequence genome:
- the LOC125068332 gene encoding integumentary mucin C.1-like — MYKVCLKIVLIFNFGILDAKWPNPENDTLVFIANPVEADMPGHWIPLSIVKIMLSGSTENGIKKLAYIETVSVKTTARMTTTEATSTTTPTKTETTSTPMTTIITTDEVPSTTNPTTSTTTTKTTPPPPPPTQPPETEMTTTVTTTTPKTTTEASTTTSSTPTTTTTPTTTTTTTPTTTTITTTTTPTTTTPTTTTPTTTTKRGPKRGKPVTDSHDNMNNK, encoded by the coding sequence ATGTATAAGGTATGTTTGAAAATCGTTCTAATATTCAATTTTGGAATATTGGACGCAAAATGGCCAAATCCCGAAAATGACACATTGGTATTCATCGCCAATCCTGTGGAAGCCGACATGCCAGGTCACTGGATACCATTGAGCAtagtaaaaattatgttatcaGGATCCACTGAAAATGGTATAAAAAAACTAGCCTATATTGAAACAGTATCAGTAAAAACTACAGCAAGAATGACGACAACAGAAGCAACAAGCACAACGACGCCAACAAAAACAGAAACAACATCCACGCCAATGACAACAATTATAACAACAGATGAGGTTCCTTCAACGACTAATCCTACAACAAGTACTACAACAACAAAGACAACAccgccaccaccaccaccaacgCAGCCTCCAGAGACAGAAATGACAACTACTGTAACAACTACGACACCAAAAACTACTACTGAAGCTTCGACTACGACATCTTCGACACCAACGACAACAACGACCCCGACGACGACGACAACAACAACCCCTACAACAACCACCATTACAACAACTACCACACCGACAACTACGACACCAACAACTACGACTCCGACAACTACAACGAAACGAGGCCCAAAACGAGGCAAACCAGTGACAGACAGTCACGAtaacatgaataataaataa
- the LOC125068331 gene encoding integumentary mucin C.1-like, which yields MFKLCLEITVIIIFKFGILDAKWPNPEKDTLVFIANPVEADMPGHWIPLSIVKIMLQGSTKHGIKKLAHIETILERTTAKITTTEATTTTTTETPSTPLTTVITTEGEVPSTMTPTTSTTTTTTTTPPPPPPALPPDTETTPTTITTTPTTSTTEALTTTPTTTPTTTTTPTTTTTPTTTTTPTTTTTPTTTTPTTTTTTTTTKPTTTTKPGPKRGKPVTDGHENRNN from the coding sequence ATGTTTAAGTTATGTTTGGAaattactgtaataattattttcaaatttggaatattgGATGCAAAATGGCCAAATCCCGAAAAGGACACTTTGGTATTCATAGCCAATCCCGTGGAAGCAGACATGCCAGGACACTGGATACCATTGAGCATagtaaaaattatgttacaagGATCCACTAAAcatggtataaaaaaattagcCCATATCGAAACAATATTAGAAAGAACTACAGCAAAAATTACGACAACAGAAGCAACAACCACAACAACAACAGAAACACCATCCACGCCACTGACGACAGTTATAACAACAGAGGGTGAGGTTCCTTCAACGATGACTCCTACAACAAGTaccacaacaacaacaacgacaactccgccaccaccaccaccagcgCTGCCTCCAGATACAGAAACGACACCTACTACAATAACAACGACACCGACAACATCTACTACTGAAGCATTGACTACGACACCAACAACGACCCCGACGACGACAACGACCCCGACGACGACAACGACCCCGACGACGACAACAACCCCGACGACAACAACGACCCCGACAACAACGACTCCTACAACAACTACCACTACAACAACTACGAAACCGACAACCACGACTAAACCAGGACCAAAACGAGGCAAACCAGTAACAGACGGTCACGAAAATAGGAATAattag